From a single Solenopsis invicta isolate M01_SB chromosome 6, UNIL_Sinv_3.0, whole genome shotgun sequence genomic region:
- the LOC120358118 gene encoding hydrocephalus-inducing protein homolog yields the protein MTIRKVPVINEGRAALELKFDLMKKLPGYDRFRERIQIYSGKNDQDNSKIDRTRASISETKRSHTLDMTLQTIEPDLSEVLDIEPTESIILQPGKIANVVIKYKSMRRMRPFMAKVAFQTNSTIQPLFILRGSCIGAEFCLNRTYIPFGIVVQGCLSEAKVVLSNTGDIGARFKWNTLKLPEDFSIAPATGYCSSGMDVNFVVSFRPTRHDSLIEGNVSVYNSYPYIVPVHKYLIFDESLIPSVYVKHKSGLLRNTVLSLYFYIAILEIEKYENLGVRITGASCKLPDPVDTLLFSCRVREKIMRSLNIENDTATPWKLKPEVTGDYFFVDEVLHVPSKKSVACTVTYAPLVMNSDSNPHEGTLLLKLPDDKAPLVYCLRGLSLPPQALERITRQFPAKTKYIELLPVYNWLSTRQRFECKLENMNDNKPVEVFTFAGNSKIDVPANGQRDYRVEFHSYKKSKYNFKVTFTNEEGEYQFYELHYDITRPQEIESIKLITTVRSPVYYTLRLDNPLKEQRVTYTAKCQHPYITILDVPKFVAPLCYVSLRILTNNALKVARKRFSLMTFAQNYSDHGTTYPETIGIKYYPLHPAEESTVSLHVNCEELGLFPYELRLQAMPASAEKTTRVVAVLGGSTTFSLTISNHAQKTAVFAIKVNNECFTIPKNIEVSPMSSATFDVTYEPSDVDNVSATLTATSEIAGEFIFPLVGMYSLPKPRGPYTVTGNTPVSIPFKNMFRETKSFELILDDPEVFTATTLNTIEPKQVVPIVVHLKETSSGKGELEDDNYPVTGKLLVYCTDPKVSHVNWIYYLRGVHE from the exons ATGACGATCAGAAAGGTGCCAGTGATCAACGAGGGACGTGCTGCGCTCGAGTTAAAGTTCgatcttatgaaaaaattgccTGGCTACGATCGATTTCGTGAACGAATTCAAATTTATTCGGGGAAAAACGATCAAGATAACTCCAAAATTGATCGCACTCGAGCATCGATCTCTGAAACGAAACGTTCGCATACACTTGACATGACTCTGCAGACGATCGAGCCCGATCTGTCCGAAGTTTTGGACATCGAACCAACAGAATCGATCATACTTCAACCAGGAAAAATCGCAAATGTTGTCATAAAGTACAAATCTATGCGCAGAATGCGTCCTTTTATGGCTAAAGTAGCGTTCCAAACCAATTCCACGATCCAGCCGTTATTTATTTTACGCGGAAGCTGTATAGGCGCAGAGTTCTGTTTGAACAGAACTTATATTCCTTTTGGTATCGTTGTTCAAGGTTGTCTTAGCGAGGCGAAAGTAGTACTATCGAACACAGGAGATATTGGTGCCAG ATTCAAGTGGAATACGTTGAAATTACCTGAAGATTTTAGTATCGCTCCTGCAACTGGCTACTGCTCTTCTGGCATGGACGTCAACTTCGTTGTCAGTTTCCGACCTACTCGGCACGACAGTTTGATCGAGGGCAATGTGAGCGTATACAACTCCTACCCTTATATTGTACCTGTGCACAAATACTTGATCTTCGACGAGAGTCTCATACCTTCCGTATACGTCAAACACAAAAGCGGTTTATTACGCAACACAGTACTCTCGCTATATTTCTACATT GCAATActtgaaattgaaaaatatgagaATCTCGGAGTAAGAATTACCGGAGCTAGCTGCAAGCTACCCGACCCGGTTGACACTCTGCTCTTCTCGTGTCGTGTCCGCGAGAAAATAATGAGGTCCCTAAACATCGAAAACGACACCGCGACCCCTTGGAAATTGAAACCCGAGGTTACCGGCGATTACTTCTTCGTCGACGAAGTTTTGCACGTTCCTTCGAAAAAATCTGTTGCCTGCACTGTCACTTATGCCCCTTTAGTCATGAACAGCGACAGCAATCCTCACgaa GGTACGTTGCTTCTAAAGCTGCCGGATGATAAAGCGCCTTTGGTATATTGTCTTCGAGGGCTGAGTCTACCTCCGCAAGCTCTCGAAAGGATTACACGTCAATTCCCAGCGAAGACAAAGTATATCGAATTGTTACCTGTCTACAATTGGTTGAGTACTCGGCAACGATTCGAATGTAAACTTGAAAATATGAATGACAACAAGCCCGTCGAg GTGTTCACTTTTGCTGGCAACAGTAAAATAGACGTGCCAGCGAATGGTCAGCGAGATTATCGCGTAGAATTTCACtcctataaaaaatcaaagtataATTTTAAG GTAACGTTCACTAATGAAGAGGGCGAGTATCAATTTTACGAACTCCACTATGATATTACAAGACCACAAGAGATTGAATCGATCAAGTTGATCACTACAGTCCGATCTCCGGTGTACTATACTTTAAGACTCGATAATCCACTTAAGGAACAGCGCGTAACATACACGGCAAAATGTCAACATCCCTACATCACAATTCTCGACGTACCCAAATTCGTGGCACCCTTATGCTACGTTAGTCTTCGGATTTTGACCAATAATGCATTGAAAGTTGCACGGAAGAGATTTTCTCTTATGACTTTTGCTCAAAATTATAGTGACCATGGAACAACATA TCCG GAAACCATCGGCATCAAGTATTATCCTTTACACCCCGCCGAGGAAAGCACTGTAAGCTTGCACGTAAACTGCGAGGAGCTCGGACTGTTTCCCTATGAGCTGCGATTGCAAGCGATGCCAGCATCCGCGGAGAAAACGACGCGCGTCGTCGCGGTGCTCGGCGGTTCCACTACATTCTCACTGACCATAAGCAATCACGCTCAGAAGACCGCAGTGTTCGCCATCAAG GTGAATAACGAATGCTTTACAATTCCAAAGAACATCGAAGTGTCACCGATGAGCAGCGCAACATTCGACGTAACTTACGAACCCAGCGACGTCGACAACGTATCAGCCACTTTGACAGCCACATCCGAGATTGCTGGCGAATTTAT atTTCCTCTCGTCGGGATGTATTCACTGCCGAAACCTCGAGGACCGTATACAGTTACTGGCAACACACCGGTTTCTATACCATTCAAGAATATGTTTAGAGAAACCAAATCTTTCGAGCTTATCTTGGATGATCCCGAAGTTTTCACAGCAACGACGTTGAATACAATTGAACCAAAAcaa GTGGTCCCCATTGTTGTTCATCTAAAAGAAACATCAAGTGGCAAGGGGGAACTAGAAGACGACAATTATCCAGTAACCGGAAAACTTCTGGTTTATTGCACAGATCCGAAGGTTTCCCACGTCAAttggatttattatttaagaggCGTACACGAGTAA